Proteins from one Aquila chrysaetos chrysaetos chromosome 5, bAquChr1.4, whole genome shotgun sequence genomic window:
- the AATK gene encoding serine/threonine-protein kinase LMTK1 isoform X4, with protein MLTIAYLLTRAAFGSRGLARRRSQLSLLGVCPPACPPAQEFENAEGDDYVTELSAQGSPAPQHGPEVYVLPLTKVSLPMAKQPGRSVQLLKSADLGRQSLLYLKEIGHGWFGKVFLGEVNSGISSTQVVVKELKASASVQDQMQFLEEAQPYRALQHTNLLQCLAQCAEVTPYLLVMEFCPLGDLKGYLRSCRGAEAMTPDPLTLQRMACEVACGVLHLHRNNYIHSDLALRNCLLTADLTVKIGDYGLSHCKYKTLHTWQDDYFVTADQLWVPLRWIAPELIDEVHGNLLIVDQTKSSNVWSLGVTIWELFELGSQPYDHYSDRQVLAYAIKEQQLKLPKPQLKLSLSERWYEVMQFCWLQPEQRPTAEEVHLLLSYLCAKGATEAEEEFEKRWNSMKPNGSASASHHGPELSSFPLLEQFSADGFPSDGDDILTVMETSHGLNFEYKWEHTKTEHFQAPLGSLSPSSAARYHDLYYPATTAGHLSLGVSPSCYECKPPGCPGLPAPGVVPILGAHSPSLGSEYYIRIEGPGEGSAELDYAMCAYSPAGERGSPHPPSCWRAQGARSGSAYDSDSSPTVSLSMEPLLGHTPAGEGSWECAEYYPYPCPGQEPRGYEPSPSRGAEGYLLEEEPAQPGGQDWPVPGFQPSIFADPLGVSPSVNCAYSPRGYGEPRAAPPGGRTPAQSRARPDRVALELGDDSPPGAPRPHGTSPPAQRHPWASNSSSNNNIGSGSPASREPPAGDSWCYRRMITFRGLMAKPLGTVPRGQPQLGGSPPGHDFRHPRQDQTAGTAGGSSSPCRSPSLRRQAWHGRDSSTSGRSQAAALAGSPGMPWGPGTAPPAGAGARRDACPDESVEGSSPARSPLPRAAAPPGLGEAAPTAGTAAPNPGPPAEPGLDGAQPVPEASEAPAPAPGEAAAESGACAAGDADQTPDKTFSGASFPSADEGSDEDTAELTSGVFTDFSGDYVERAEAAPAFKSLQKQVGTPDSLESLDIPSTASSCEVFSPTAFMPAGQPKALDSGYDTENNESPEFVLKEPHDPREPEAFSQLGKPPPGLPGGEGEGSAPETQLSTSLGSELHDLAEKNPYRDSAYFSDYDAEAERGPKDEEDSDGSRTPEAEEGSQSPAQDLGRAPGPAEDPLHPPGAPGSPPAAPGVAVAADAPMAGLLVGDWRGAEDGSAPAGPTGQVPGTEQRPAGTGLVLGSSPRPNGDACPPGSALPKTFFLTPVPASPGEPASVGGTRVLEDVSGLGAAAAGGEQTVPPVPGLGEAGLPLEGTGVGDAPGGPSTLLPGDDSPPGLSPLPSTRELRPVTPEHREEPEEEEEDTEDSDESDEELRCYNIQEQSEESEEEPAAVPIVVAESQSGRNLRSLLKMPSLLSEAFCEDLERKKKAVSFYDDVTIYLFDQESPTRELAEQSFPEPPQPSGQPPAGGSPPSPADRLGASDDSSDGNASEEIPSLRVAGGGFEWDDDFPLMPVKPSLMASLTGTPAEPDPAVPALPALVPAQKQVLPIQFSRFTVSPAPVSRFSITHVSDSDMDSIGGSSEDGDRE; from the exons TGCAGCTCCTCAAGTCGGCGGACCTGGGGCGGCAGAGCCTGCTCTACCTGAAGGAGATCGGGCACGGCTGGTTCGGCAAG GTGTTCCTGGGGGAGGTGAACTCGGGCATCAGCAGCACGCAGGTGGTGGTGAAGGAGCTGAAGGCGAGCGCCAGCGTGCAGGACCAGATGCAGTTCCTGGAGGAAGCGCAGCCCTACAG GGCTCTCCAGCACACCAACCTCCTGCAGTGCCTGGCCCAGTGCGCCGAAGTCACCCCGTACCTGCTGGTGATGGAGTTCTGCCCGCTG GGTGACCTGAAGGGGTACCTGCGGAGCTGCCGGGGGGCCGAGGCCATGACCCCGGACCCGCTGACCCTGCAGAGGATGGCGTGCGAGGTGGCCTGCGGCGTCCTGCACCTGCACAGGAACAACTACATCCACAG CGACCTGGCCCTGCGGAATTGCCTGCTCACCGCCGACCTGACAGTCAAGATCGGAGACTACGGGCTCTCGCACTGCAAGTACAAA ACCCTGCATACTTGGCAGGACGACTACTTTGTGACGGCCGACCAGCTGTGGGTGCCGCTGCGCTGGATCGCACCCGAGCTCATCGACGAAGTGCACGGCAACCTGCTCATCGTGGACCAGACTAAGTCCAGCAACGTCTG GTCGCTGGGCGTCACCATCTGGGAGCTGTTTGAGCTGGGCAGCCAACCCTACGACCACTACTCCGACCGGCAAGTGCTCGCCTATGCCATCAAGGAGCAGCAGCTCAAGCTGCCCAAGCCCCAGCTGAAGCTCTCGCTGTCAGAGCGCTG GTACGAGGTGATGCAgttctgctggctgcagccggAGCAGCGACCGACGGCGGAGGAGGTGCACCTCCTGCTCTCCTACCTCTGCGCCAAAGGGGCGACGGAAGCGGAGGAGGAGTTCGAGAAGCGCTGGAACTCCATGAAGCCCAACGGCAGCGCCAGCGCCAGCCACCACGGCCCCGAGCTCTCTTCCTTCCCGCTGCTGGAGCAGTTCTCGGCCGACGGCTTCCCCTCGGACGGAGACGACATCCTCACCGTCATGGAGACCAGCCACGGCCTCAATTTCGAGTACAAGTGGGAGCACACCAAGACCGAGCACTTCCAGGCACCCCTGGGGTCCCTGAGCCCCAGCAGCGCTGCCCGCTACCACGACCTCTACTACCCGGCCACGACCGCGGGGCACCTGAGTTTGGGGGTCTCGCCCTCCTGCTACGAGTGCAAGCCGCCGGGCTGCCCCGGCCTGCCGGCGCCCGGCGTGGTGCCCATCCTGGGCGCCCACAGCCCCTCGCTCGGCAGCGAGTACTACATCCGCATCGAGGGTCCCGGGGAGGGCAGCGCCGAGCTGGACTACGCCATGTGCGCCTACAGCCCCGCGGGCGAGCGGGGGTCCCCGCaccccccatcctgctggagAGCCCAAGGCGCCCGGAGCGGCAGCGCCTACGACTCCGACAGCAGCCCCACCGTCTCCCTCAGCATGGAGCCGCTGCTGGGCCACACGCCGGCGGGCGAGGGGTCCTGGGAGTGCGCCGAGTACTACCCCTacccctgcccagggcaggagccGCGGGGCTACGAGCCGTCCCCCAGCCGCGGGGCCGAGGGGTACCTGCTGGAGGAGGAGCCCGCCCAGCCGGGCGGCCAGGACTGGCCCGTCCCCGGCTTCCAGCCCAGCATCTTCGCCGACCCGCTGGGCGTCTCGCCGTCGGTGAACTGCGCCTACAGCCCCCGGGGTTACGGGGAGCCGCGGGCAGCCCCCCCGGGCGGGCGAACGCCGGCGCAGAGCAGGGCCCGACCGGACCGCGTGGCGCTGGAGCTGGGCGACGACAGCCCCCCCGGCGCCCCCCGCCCGCACGGCACAAGCCCCCCGGCTCAGCGGCATCCCTGGGCCTCCAACAGCTCCTCCAACAACAACATCGGCAGCGGCAGCCCGGCGTCCCGCGAGCCCCCGGCCGGCGACAGCTGGTGCTACCGCCGCATGATCACCTTCCGCGGGCTGATGGCCAAGCCGCTGGGCACCGTGCCGCGTGGCCAGCCCCAGCTCGGGGGGTCTCCGCCGGGCCACGACTTCCGTCACCCACGGCAGGATCAGACCGCCGGCACGGCTGGCGGCTCCTCCTCCCCGTGCCGCTCGCCCTCCCTGCGGCGCCAGGCCTGGCACGGCCGTGACTCATCAACCTCCGGCCGCTCGCAGGCAGCGGCACTGGCTGGCAGCCCCGGCATGCCGTGGGGGCCCGGTACGGCTCCGCCAGCCGGAGCGGGGGCCCGGCGCGACGCCTGCCCGGACGAGAGCGTggaggggagcagccctgcccgcagcccgcTGCCCCGTGCCGCGGCTCCGCCGGGGCTGGGCGAGGCCGCCCCCACGGCCGGCACGGCCGCCCCGAACCCCGGCCCCCCCGCGGAGCCCGGCCTAGACGGCGCCCAGCCCGTGCCGGAGGCCTCCGAGGCACCCGCGCCAGCGCCCGGGGAGGCTGCCGCCGAGAGCGGCGCGTGTGCCGCCGGCGATGCGGACCAGACGCCGGACAAGACCTTCTCCGGCGCCAGCTTCCCCAGTGCAGACGAGGGGAGCGACGAGGACACGGCGGAGCTGACCTCCGGCGTCTTCACCGACTTCTCCGGGGACTACGTGGAGCGGGCGGAGGCAGCCCCGGCGTTCAAGTCCCTGCAGAAGCAGGTGGGGACGCCGGACTCCCTGGAGTCGCTGGACATCCCCTCCACAGCCAGCTCCTGCGAGGTCTTCAGTCCCACCGCCTTCATGCCCGCCGGCCAGCCCAAGGCCCTCGACAGTGGCTACGACACCGAGAATAATGAGTCCCCCGAGTTTGTCCTCAAGGAACCCCACGACCCCCGAGAGCCGGAGGCCTTCAGCCAGCTGGGGAAgccgcccccggggctgccggggggtGAGGGCGAGGGTTCGGCCCCCGAAACGCAGCTCTCCACCTCCCTCGGGTCCGAGCTGCACGACCTCGCCGAGAAGAACCCCTACCGCGACTCTGCCTACTTCTCCGACTACGACGCCGAGGCCGAGCGCGGCCCCAAGGACGAGGAGGACAGCGATGGGTCCCGGACcccagaggcagaggagggttCCCAGTCCCCTGCGCAGGACCTAGGGCGAGCCCCCGGGCCGGCAGAGGACCCGCTGCACCCCCCAGGGGcgcccggcagccccccggcaGCACCTGGAGTTGCAGTGGCAGCGGACGCACCGATGGCGGGGCTTTTGGTGGGGGACTGGCGGGGGGCAGAGGACGGGAGCGCGCCGGCCGGACCCACGGGGCAGGTGCCTGGCACCGAGCAGCGACCCGCTGGCAcggggctggtgctgggcagCTCCCCGCGCCCCAACGGAGACGCCTGTCCCCCGGGCTCTGCGCTGCCAAAGACTTTCTTCTTGACGCCGGTGCCGGCAAGCCCCGGGGAGCCGGCGTCCGTCGGAGGGACCCGCGTGCTGGAGGATGTCTCTGGACTTGGGGCAGCTGCGGCTGGGGGCGAACAGACTGTGCCCCCCGTGCCGGGGCTCGGGGAAGCAGGGCTGCCCCTGGAGGGGACCGGGGTGGGCGATGCGCCGGGGGGTCCCAGCACGCTGCTACCGGGGGACGACTCGCCCCCGGGCCTCTCCCCGCTCCCGTCCACCCGGGAGCTGCGGCCGGTCACCCCTGAGCACCGTGAAgagccggaggaggaggaggaggacacgGAGGACAGCGACGAGTCGGACGAGGAGCTGCGCTGCTACAACATCCAGGAGCAAAGCGAGGAGAGCGAGGAGGAGCCGGCGGCCGTGCCCATCGTGGTGGCCGAGAGCCAGAGCGGCAGGAACCTGCGCAGCCTCCTCAAGATGCCCAGTCTGCTCTCCGAGGCCTTCTGCGAGGACCTGGAGCGCAAGAAGAAGGCCGTCTCCTTCTACGATGATGTTACCATCTACCTCTTCGACCAG GAAAGCCCCACGCGGGAGCTGGCTGAGCAGAGCTTCCCGGAGCCCCCCCAGCCTTCGGGGCAGCCCCCCGCTGGtggcagcccccccagcccggcaGACAGGCTCGGCGCCTCGGACGACTCCTCGGATGGCAATGCCTCGGAAGAGA TCCCCTCGCTCCGTGTCGCAGGCGGCGGCTTCGAGTGGGACGACGACTTTCCGCTTATGCCGGTGAAGCCATCCCTGATGGCCTCGCTGACGGGGACGCCGGCGGAGCCCGACCCAGCCGTGcccgccctgcctgccctggtgCCGGCGCAGAAACAGGTGCTGCCTATCCAGTTCTCCCGGTTCACGGTCTCGCCTGCCCCGGTGTCCCGGTTCTCCATCACCCACGTCTCCGACTCGGACATGGACTCCATAGGAG GCAGCAGCGAAGACGGCGACCGGGAGTGA
- the AATK gene encoding serine/threonine-protein kinase LMTK1 isoform X2 codes for MGRLAAAAAAMSAAFLSPSLAFSSHFDPDGTPLSELSWSSSLAVVAVSFSGLFTFIFLMLACLCCKKGDIGFKEFENAEGDDYVTELSAQGSPAPQHGPEVYVLPLTKVSLPMAKQPGRSVQLLKSADLGRQSLLYLKEIGHGWFGKVFLGEVNSGISSTQVVVKELKASASVQDQMQFLEEAQPYRALQHTNLLQCLAQCAEVTPYLLVMEFCPLGDLKGYLRSCRGAEAMTPDPLTLQRMACEVACGVLHLHRNNYIHSDLALRNCLLTADLTVKIGDYGLSHCKYKTLHTWQDDYFVTADQLWVPLRWIAPELIDEVHGNLLIVDQTKSSNVWSLGVTIWELFELGSQPYDHYSDRQVLAYAIKEQQLKLPKPQLKLSLSERWYEVMQFCWLQPEQRPTAEEVHLLLSYLCAKGATEAEEEFEKRWNSMKPNGSASASHHGPELSSFPLLEQFSADGFPSDGDDILTVMETSHGLNFEYKWEHTKTEHFQAPLGSLSPSSAARYHDLYYPATTAGHLSLGVSPSCYECKPPGCPGLPAPGVVPILGAHSPSLGSEYYIRIEGPGEGSAELDYAMCAYSPAGERGSPHPPSCWRAQGARSGSAYDSDSSPTVSLSMEPLLGHTPAGEGSWECAEYYPYPCPGQEPRGYEPSPSRGAEGYLLEEEPAQPGGQDWPVPGFQPSIFADPLGVSPSVNCAYSPRGYGEPRAAPPGGRTPAQSRARPDRVALELGDDSPPGAPRPHGTSPPAQRHPWASNSSSNNNIGSGSPASREPPAGDSWCYRRMITFRGLMAKPLGTVPRGQPQLGGSPPGHDFRHPRQDQTAGTAGGSSSPCRSPSLRRQAWHGRDSSTSGRSQAAALAGSPGMPWGPGTAPPAGAGARRDACPDESVEGSSPARSPLPRAAAPPGLGEAAPTAGTAAPNPGPPAEPGLDGAQPVPEASEAPAPAPGEAAAESGACAAGDADQTPDKTFSGASFPSADEGSDEDTAELTSGVFTDFSGDYVERAEAAPAFKSLQKQVGTPDSLESLDIPSTASSCEVFSPTAFMPAGQPKALDSGYDTENNESPEFVLKEPHDPREPEAFSQLGKPPPGLPGGEGEGSAPETQLSTSLGSELHDLAEKNPYRDSAYFSDYDAEAERGPKDEEDSDGSRTPEAEEGSQSPAQDLGRAPGPAEDPLHPPGAPGSPPAAPGVAVAADAPMAGLLVGDWRGAEDGSAPAGPTGQVPGTEQRPAGTGLVLGSSPRPNGDACPPGSALPKTFFLTPVPASPGEPASVGGTRVLEDVSGLGAAAAGGEQTVPPVPGLGEAGLPLEGTGVGDAPGGPSTLLPGDDSPPGLSPLPSTRELRPVTPEHREEPEEEEEDTEDSDESDEELRCYNIQEQSEESEEEPAAVPIVVAESQSGRNLRSLLKMPSLLSEAFCEDLERKKKAVSFYDDVTIYLFDQESPTRELAEQSFPEPPQPSGQPPAGGSPPSPADRLGASDDSSDGNASEEIPSLRVAGGGFEWDDDFPLMPVKPSLMASLTGTPAEPDPAVPALPALVPAQKQVLPIQFSRFTVSPAPVSRFSITHVSDSDMDSIGGSSEDGDRE; via the exons TGCAGCTCCTCAAGTCGGCGGACCTGGGGCGGCAGAGCCTGCTCTACCTGAAGGAGATCGGGCACGGCTGGTTCGGCAAG GTGTTCCTGGGGGAGGTGAACTCGGGCATCAGCAGCACGCAGGTGGTGGTGAAGGAGCTGAAGGCGAGCGCCAGCGTGCAGGACCAGATGCAGTTCCTGGAGGAAGCGCAGCCCTACAG GGCTCTCCAGCACACCAACCTCCTGCAGTGCCTGGCCCAGTGCGCCGAAGTCACCCCGTACCTGCTGGTGATGGAGTTCTGCCCGCTG GGTGACCTGAAGGGGTACCTGCGGAGCTGCCGGGGGGCCGAGGCCATGACCCCGGACCCGCTGACCCTGCAGAGGATGGCGTGCGAGGTGGCCTGCGGCGTCCTGCACCTGCACAGGAACAACTACATCCACAG CGACCTGGCCCTGCGGAATTGCCTGCTCACCGCCGACCTGACAGTCAAGATCGGAGACTACGGGCTCTCGCACTGCAAGTACAAA ACCCTGCATACTTGGCAGGACGACTACTTTGTGACGGCCGACCAGCTGTGGGTGCCGCTGCGCTGGATCGCACCCGAGCTCATCGACGAAGTGCACGGCAACCTGCTCATCGTGGACCAGACTAAGTCCAGCAACGTCTG GTCGCTGGGCGTCACCATCTGGGAGCTGTTTGAGCTGGGCAGCCAACCCTACGACCACTACTCCGACCGGCAAGTGCTCGCCTATGCCATCAAGGAGCAGCAGCTCAAGCTGCCCAAGCCCCAGCTGAAGCTCTCGCTGTCAGAGCGCTG GTACGAGGTGATGCAgttctgctggctgcagccggAGCAGCGACCGACGGCGGAGGAGGTGCACCTCCTGCTCTCCTACCTCTGCGCCAAAGGGGCGACGGAAGCGGAGGAGGAGTTCGAGAAGCGCTGGAACTCCATGAAGCCCAACGGCAGCGCCAGCGCCAGCCACCACGGCCCCGAGCTCTCTTCCTTCCCGCTGCTGGAGCAGTTCTCGGCCGACGGCTTCCCCTCGGACGGAGACGACATCCTCACCGTCATGGAGACCAGCCACGGCCTCAATTTCGAGTACAAGTGGGAGCACACCAAGACCGAGCACTTCCAGGCACCCCTGGGGTCCCTGAGCCCCAGCAGCGCTGCCCGCTACCACGACCTCTACTACCCGGCCACGACCGCGGGGCACCTGAGTTTGGGGGTCTCGCCCTCCTGCTACGAGTGCAAGCCGCCGGGCTGCCCCGGCCTGCCGGCGCCCGGCGTGGTGCCCATCCTGGGCGCCCACAGCCCCTCGCTCGGCAGCGAGTACTACATCCGCATCGAGGGTCCCGGGGAGGGCAGCGCCGAGCTGGACTACGCCATGTGCGCCTACAGCCCCGCGGGCGAGCGGGGGTCCCCGCaccccccatcctgctggagAGCCCAAGGCGCCCGGAGCGGCAGCGCCTACGACTCCGACAGCAGCCCCACCGTCTCCCTCAGCATGGAGCCGCTGCTGGGCCACACGCCGGCGGGCGAGGGGTCCTGGGAGTGCGCCGAGTACTACCCCTacccctgcccagggcaggagccGCGGGGCTACGAGCCGTCCCCCAGCCGCGGGGCCGAGGGGTACCTGCTGGAGGAGGAGCCCGCCCAGCCGGGCGGCCAGGACTGGCCCGTCCCCGGCTTCCAGCCCAGCATCTTCGCCGACCCGCTGGGCGTCTCGCCGTCGGTGAACTGCGCCTACAGCCCCCGGGGTTACGGGGAGCCGCGGGCAGCCCCCCCGGGCGGGCGAACGCCGGCGCAGAGCAGGGCCCGACCGGACCGCGTGGCGCTGGAGCTGGGCGACGACAGCCCCCCCGGCGCCCCCCGCCCGCACGGCACAAGCCCCCCGGCTCAGCGGCATCCCTGGGCCTCCAACAGCTCCTCCAACAACAACATCGGCAGCGGCAGCCCGGCGTCCCGCGAGCCCCCGGCCGGCGACAGCTGGTGCTACCGCCGCATGATCACCTTCCGCGGGCTGATGGCCAAGCCGCTGGGCACCGTGCCGCGTGGCCAGCCCCAGCTCGGGGGGTCTCCGCCGGGCCACGACTTCCGTCACCCACGGCAGGATCAGACCGCCGGCACGGCTGGCGGCTCCTCCTCCCCGTGCCGCTCGCCCTCCCTGCGGCGCCAGGCCTGGCACGGCCGTGACTCATCAACCTCCGGCCGCTCGCAGGCAGCGGCACTGGCTGGCAGCCCCGGCATGCCGTGGGGGCCCGGTACGGCTCCGCCAGCCGGAGCGGGGGCCCGGCGCGACGCCTGCCCGGACGAGAGCGTggaggggagcagccctgcccgcagcccgcTGCCCCGTGCCGCGGCTCCGCCGGGGCTGGGCGAGGCCGCCCCCACGGCCGGCACGGCCGCCCCGAACCCCGGCCCCCCCGCGGAGCCCGGCCTAGACGGCGCCCAGCCCGTGCCGGAGGCCTCCGAGGCACCCGCGCCAGCGCCCGGGGAGGCTGCCGCCGAGAGCGGCGCGTGTGCCGCCGGCGATGCGGACCAGACGCCGGACAAGACCTTCTCCGGCGCCAGCTTCCCCAGTGCAGACGAGGGGAGCGACGAGGACACGGCGGAGCTGACCTCCGGCGTCTTCACCGACTTCTCCGGGGACTACGTGGAGCGGGCGGAGGCAGCCCCGGCGTTCAAGTCCCTGCAGAAGCAGGTGGGGACGCCGGACTCCCTGGAGTCGCTGGACATCCCCTCCACAGCCAGCTCCTGCGAGGTCTTCAGTCCCACCGCCTTCATGCCCGCCGGCCAGCCCAAGGCCCTCGACAGTGGCTACGACACCGAGAATAATGAGTCCCCCGAGTTTGTCCTCAAGGAACCCCACGACCCCCGAGAGCCGGAGGCCTTCAGCCAGCTGGGGAAgccgcccccggggctgccggggggtGAGGGCGAGGGTTCGGCCCCCGAAACGCAGCTCTCCACCTCCCTCGGGTCCGAGCTGCACGACCTCGCCGAGAAGAACCCCTACCGCGACTCTGCCTACTTCTCCGACTACGACGCCGAGGCCGAGCGCGGCCCCAAGGACGAGGAGGACAGCGATGGGTCCCGGACcccagaggcagaggagggttCCCAGTCCCCTGCGCAGGACCTAGGGCGAGCCCCCGGGCCGGCAGAGGACCCGCTGCACCCCCCAGGGGcgcccggcagccccccggcaGCACCTGGAGTTGCAGTGGCAGCGGACGCACCGATGGCGGGGCTTTTGGTGGGGGACTGGCGGGGGGCAGAGGACGGGAGCGCGCCGGCCGGACCCACGGGGCAGGTGCCTGGCACCGAGCAGCGACCCGCTGGCAcggggctggtgctgggcagCTCCCCGCGCCCCAACGGAGACGCCTGTCCCCCGGGCTCTGCGCTGCCAAAGACTTTCTTCTTGACGCCGGTGCCGGCAAGCCCCGGGGAGCCGGCGTCCGTCGGAGGGACCCGCGTGCTGGAGGATGTCTCTGGACTTGGGGCAGCTGCGGCTGGGGGCGAACAGACTGTGCCCCCCGTGCCGGGGCTCGGGGAAGCAGGGCTGCCCCTGGAGGGGACCGGGGTGGGCGATGCGCCGGGGGGTCCCAGCACGCTGCTACCGGGGGACGACTCGCCCCCGGGCCTCTCCCCGCTCCCGTCCACCCGGGAGCTGCGGCCGGTCACCCCTGAGCACCGTGAAgagccggaggaggaggaggaggacacgGAGGACAGCGACGAGTCGGACGAGGAGCTGCGCTGCTACAACATCCAGGAGCAAAGCGAGGAGAGCGAGGAGGAGCCGGCGGCCGTGCCCATCGTGGTGGCCGAGAGCCAGAGCGGCAGGAACCTGCGCAGCCTCCTCAAGATGCCCAGTCTGCTCTCCGAGGCCTTCTGCGAGGACCTGGAGCGCAAGAAGAAGGCCGTCTCCTTCTACGATGATGTTACCATCTACCTCTTCGACCAG GAAAGCCCCACGCGGGAGCTGGCTGAGCAGAGCTTCCCGGAGCCCCCCCAGCCTTCGGGGCAGCCCCCCGCTGGtggcagcccccccagcccggcaGACAGGCTCGGCGCCTCGGACGACTCCTCGGATGGCAATGCCTCGGAAGAGA TCCCCTCGCTCCGTGTCGCAGGCGGCGGCTTCGAGTGGGACGACGACTTTCCGCTTATGCCGGTGAAGCCATCCCTGATGGCCTCGCTGACGGGGACGCCGGCGGAGCCCGACCCAGCCGTGcccgccctgcctgccctggtgCCGGCGCAGAAACAGGTGCTGCCTATCCAGTTCTCCCGGTTCACGGTCTCGCCTGCCCCGGTGTCCCGGTTCTCCATCACCCACGTCTCCGACTCGGACATGGACTCCATAGGAG GCAGCAGCGAAGACGGCGACCGGGAGTGA